The proteins below come from a single Gordonia sp. X0973 genomic window:
- a CDS encoding DUF222 domain-containing protein, protein MSTTGRVGLVDGLPDSPVELVALADAVAVKLGSAVWAGLTEDELVSTARLLQRSRWRIEGVDAQLFTEINDRCAFTREGFTHPLRWLSTGLRLGRFEARRRYRRAAKIARLTSPTGQTMEPEFPATAAAVAAGLIGGAHVDEIGIIMGKIPWRLPPEVRARAEADLAEMATELTPFQLRAAGSALLAYLDPDGTLSDERDRTRRRRLSLGPQGPDLMSKLTGDLPPIVRAKLELFLTNWAAPGMNNPADGPDCRVEGALADRDLSDDAVKDTVAQARARDDRNPEQRNLDAFEALLDYVLADDPTAKTTRTGDDTAQNPAADRAAAGRGARCAANSSSPRRSRI, encoded by the coding sequence GTGAGTACGACGGGTCGTGTCGGATTGGTCGACGGGTTGCCGGATTCGCCGGTGGAGTTGGTGGCGTTGGCTGATGCGGTGGCGGTGAAGCTGGGGTCGGCGGTGTGGGCTGGGTTGACTGAGGACGAGTTGGTGTCGACGGCGCGGTTGTTGCAGCGGTCGCGGTGGCGTATCGAGGGTGTCGACGCGCAGTTGTTCACCGAGATCAACGATCGGTGTGCGTTTACCCGCGAGGGGTTCACCCATCCTTTGCGGTGGTTGTCGACGGGGTTGCGGCTGGGCCGGTTCGAGGCGCGCCGCCGTTATCGTCGCGCAGCCAAGATCGCGCGGTTGACCTCACCGACGGGGCAGACGATGGAACCGGAGTTCCCGGCGACCGCCGCGGCGGTGGCCGCGGGCCTGATCGGCGGGGCACACGTCGACGAGATCGGCATCATCATGGGCAAGATTCCGTGGCGGCTGCCGCCGGAAGTCCGTGCCCGGGCCGAAGCCGATTTGGCGGAGATGGCCACCGAGTTGACGCCGTTCCAGTTGCGTGCGGCGGGCAGCGCGTTGCTGGCCTATCTCGACCCGGATGGCACCCTGTCCGACGAGCGCGACCGCACCCGGCGGCGCCGGTTGTCGCTGGGCCCACAAGGCCCCGATCTGATGTCGAAGCTGACCGGGGATCTGCCGCCGATCGTGCGGGCCAAGCTCGAATTGTTTCTGACCAATTGGGCCGCGCCGGGGATGAACAATCCCGCCGACGGCCCCGATTGCCGCGTCGAAGGGGCGTTGGCGGATCGGGACCTGTCCGACGACGCGGTCAAGGACACCGTGGCCCAGGCGCGGGCCCGGGACGACCGCAACCCCGAGCAACGCAACCTCGACGCCTTCGAAGCCCTCCTCGACTACGTCCTGGCCGACGACCCCACCGCGAAGACCACCCGTACCGGCGACGACACCGCGCAGAACCCGGCGGCGGATCGGGCGGCAGCGGGCCGGGGCGCACGGTGCGCGGCCAATTCATCGTCACCGCGTCGATCGCGGATTTGA
- a CDS encoding DUF222 domain-containing protein, producing MRGQFIVTASIADLKAGCGFGLTTTGTLIPIGELIDVAAQLDPSLVVFADHTREVLYYGRARRGATLAQRCALFARDRGDSNPDSETPFITTEAHHLPDWALGGLTDIDKLTATSGPNNRRVGPGPRQWETVYQRTGPFAGRVAWRLRCHNGTAGQPRVNLGHHPDDLARVAINNIRAIGGKGTTRYLHTASRGDTNSANTHGDHNDPDPPRSPTEHRLRNRLGYTEI from the coding sequence GTGCGCGGCCAATTCATCGTCACCGCGTCGATCGCGGATTTGAAGGCCGGTTGCGGGTTCGGGTTGACCACCACGGGCACGTTGATCCCGATCGGCGAGTTGATCGACGTCGCCGCCCAGTTGGATCCGTCGCTGGTGGTATTCGCCGACCACACCCGCGAAGTCCTGTACTACGGGCGGGCCCGCCGCGGCGCGACGCTGGCGCAACGGTGCGCCCTGTTCGCCCGCGACCGCGGCGACAGCAACCCCGACTCGGAAACACCGTTCATCACCACCGAAGCCCACCACCTACCCGACTGGGCATTGGGCGGACTCACCGACATCGACAAACTCACCGCCACCAGCGGACCCAACAACCGCCGCGTGGGACCGGGCCCACGGCAATGGGAAACGGTCTACCAACGCACCGGACCATTCGCCGGACGAGTCGCCTGGCGACTGCGATGCCACAACGGCACCGCCGGTCAACCACGCGTCAACCTCGGCCACCACCCCGACGACCTCGCCCGCGTCGCAATCAACAACATCCGCGCCATCGGCGGCAAAGGCACCACCCGCTACCTCCACACCGCATCCCGAGGCGACACCAACAGCGCGAACACACACGGCGACCACAACGACCCAGACCCACCCCGATCACCCACCGAACACCGACTCCGCAACAGACTCGGCTACACCGAGATCTGA
- the metE gene encoding 5-methyltetrahydropteroyltriglutamate--homocysteine S-methyltransferase gives MSSDTTPTTNRAPDFTATVGGTARIGPNRELKRAIEGYWKGNTDRASLEAVAASLRGDTARSLRDAGFDSIPVNTFSYYDQMLDTAIMLGALAPRFASVDDDLNRYFAAARGTAELTPLEMTKWFDTNYHYLVPELSAQTTYRLDASKVLAEWSEAANLGVDARPVVIGPITFLGLAKSTDETAPFDRIDEVVEVYEQLLGELAAAGVKWVQIDEPVLCTDIVDNADGVATAAEVAGSVYQRLSGVSNRPAIFVNTYFGDPGAQVLSALAHTDVEAIGVDLVYGSADTVAAVPALSSKLLVAGVVNGRNIWRTDLDAALATLGTLLGSARAVAVSTSCSTLHVPYSLEPETELDDNLRGWLAFAAEKFVEVATLATALNRGRDAVADRFEASAAALAIRATDPRVKVAAVRDRLTAVTEDELARGESSARLAAQQERLNLPLLPTTTIGSYPQTGEIRKARAALRTGEIDDAEYTRRMKAEIDGVIELQEQLGLDVLVHGEPERNDMVQYFAEQLDGFFATQNGWVQSYGTRCVRPPILFGDVVRQTPMTVDWITYAQSKTEKPVKGMLTGPVTILAWSFVRDDQPEKDSANQIALAIRDETVDLEKAGIGVIQVDEPALRELLPLRDADKPEYLRWAVDAFRLSTAGVEDTTQIHTHLCYSEFGEVIGAIADLDADVTSIEAARSAMEVLDDLNAVGFANGVGPGVYDIHSPRVPSTDEITASLQAALKAVPAQRLWVNPDCGLKTRGNEEVTASLRNMVDAAKAVRPAANA, from the coding sequence ATGTCCTCGGACACCACCCCCACCACCAACCGGGCACCCGATTTCACCGCCACCGTCGGCGGCACCGCCCGCATCGGCCCGAACCGTGAGCTGAAGCGGGCCATCGAAGGCTATTGGAAGGGCAACACCGACCGCGCGTCGCTCGAAGCGGTCGCCGCCTCGCTGCGCGGCGACACCGCCCGTTCGCTGCGCGACGCCGGATTCGACTCGATCCCGGTCAACACCTTCTCCTACTACGACCAGATGCTCGACACCGCGATCATGCTGGGCGCCCTCGCGCCGCGCTTCGCGTCGGTCGACGACGATCTGAACCGCTATTTCGCGGCCGCGCGCGGCACCGCCGAGCTGACGCCGCTGGAGATGACCAAGTGGTTCGACACGAACTACCACTACCTGGTCCCGGAGCTGTCGGCGCAGACGACCTACCGCCTCGACGCGTCGAAGGTGCTCGCCGAATGGTCCGAGGCCGCCAACCTGGGCGTCGACGCGCGTCCGGTCGTCATCGGTCCGATCACCTTCCTTGGTCTGGCGAAGTCGACTGACGAGACCGCGCCGTTCGACCGCATCGACGAGGTCGTCGAGGTCTACGAACAGCTGCTGGGCGAACTTGCCGCAGCGGGCGTCAAGTGGGTGCAGATCGACGAGCCGGTGCTGTGCACCGACATCGTCGACAACGCCGACGGCGTGGCGACCGCCGCCGAGGTCGCCGGATCGGTCTACCAGCGTCTCTCCGGCGTCTCGAACCGTCCCGCGATCTTCGTGAACACCTACTTCGGCGATCCGGGCGCACAGGTGCTGTCCGCACTCGCGCACACCGACGTCGAGGCCATCGGCGTCGACCTGGTGTACGGCAGCGCCGACACCGTCGCAGCGGTGCCCGCACTGTCGTCGAAGCTGCTGGTCGCCGGCGTCGTCAACGGCCGCAACATCTGGCGCACCGACCTCGACGCGGCGCTGGCCACCCTCGGCACGCTGCTGGGCTCGGCGCGCGCGGTGGCCGTCTCGACGTCGTGCTCGACGTTGCACGTGCCGTATTCGCTGGAGCCGGAGACCGAGCTCGACGACAACCTGCGCGGCTGGCTCGCCTTCGCCGCGGAGAAGTTCGTCGAGGTCGCGACACTCGCGACCGCGTTGAACCGCGGCCGCGACGCCGTCGCCGACCGCTTCGAAGCGAGCGCGGCCGCATTGGCCATCCGCGCCACCGATCCCCGGGTGAAGGTCGCCGCCGTCCGGGACCGCCTGACCGCAGTCACCGAGGACGAACTCGCCCGTGGCGAGAGCTCGGCCCGGCTGGCCGCCCAGCAGGAGCGGCTGAACCTGCCGCTGCTGCCGACGACGACGATCGGTTCGTACCCGCAGACCGGTGAGATCCGCAAGGCCCGTGCCGCCCTGCGCACCGGCGAGATCGACGACGCGGAGTACACCCGTCGCATGAAGGCCGAGATCGACGGCGTGATCGAGCTGCAGGAGCAGTTGGGTCTGGACGTGCTGGTGCACGGCGAGCCCGAGCGAAACGACATGGTGCAGTACTTCGCCGAGCAACTCGACGGCTTCTTCGCCACCCAGAACGGCTGGGTGCAGTCCTACGGCACCCGCTGCGTGCGCCCGCCGATCCTCTTCGGCGACGTCGTGCGTCAGACGCCGATGACCGTCGACTGGATCACCTACGCGCAGTCCAAGACCGAGAAGCCGGTCAAGGGCATGCTCACCGGCCCGGTGACGATCCTCGCGTGGTCGTTCGTCCGCGACGACCAGCCGGAGAAGGACTCGGCCAACCAGATCGCCCTGGCGATCCGCGACGAGACCGTGGACCTGGAGAAGGCCGGTATCGGCGTCATCCAGGTCGACGAGCCCGCGCTGCGCGAGTTGCTGCCGCTGCGCGACGCCGACAAGCCGGAGTACCTGCGCTGGGCGGTCGACGCCTTCCGCCTGTCGACGGCCGGCGTCGAGGACACGACCCAGATCCACACGCACCTGTGCTACTCGGAGTTCGGCGAGGTCATCGGCGCGATCGCGGATCTGGACGCCGACGTCACCTCGATCGAGGCGGCCCGCTCGGCGATGGAGGTCCTCGACGACCTCAACGCCGTCGGCTTCGCCAACGGTGTGGGCCCGGGTGTCTACGACATCCACAGCCCGCGCGTCCCGTCGACCGACGAGATCACGGCGTCGCTGCAGGCCGCGTTGAAGGCCGTGCCGGCCCAGCGGCTGTGGGTCAACCCGGACTGCGGTCTGAAGACCCGCGGCAACGAGGAGGTCACCGCGTCGCTGCGCAACATGGTCGACGCCGCGAAGGCGGTGCGCCCGGCCGCCAACGCGTAA
- a CDS encoding ABC transporter permease, with protein MTGPSTAISHTLLLAERQLRAFVRMPVYLVMNLVQPIIWLLLFGQLFKSVVDIPGFSGGDDYLVFLTPGIVMMMALFGSAWTGTSYIDDMSRGVMDRFLTSPTSRGALIVATLLYQAVLTVVQTLVVVGVAWLAGARFAGGIVGLTVLVLAAVLLTFVFGAFSDAVALLTREQTALIGISQILAFPLMFLSSAIMDTRLAPRWVSDIARFNPFEWAVRSGREAVQATPDWASIWSHLGLLAGLSVVMACLATLAFRVYRRSV; from the coding sequence ATGACCGGGCCGTCAACCGCGATCAGCCACACCCTGCTGCTCGCCGAGCGACAACTGCGCGCCTTCGTCCGGATGCCCGTCTATCTCGTGATGAATCTGGTCCAGCCGATCATCTGGCTGTTGCTCTTCGGACAGTTGTTCAAATCCGTCGTGGACATCCCAGGATTCAGCGGCGGCGACGACTACCTGGTGTTCCTGACGCCCGGCATCGTGATGATGATGGCGCTCTTCGGCAGCGCCTGGACCGGCACCTCGTATATCGACGACATGAGCCGCGGCGTGATGGACCGCTTCCTGACTTCGCCCACCAGTCGCGGGGCACTGATCGTCGCCACCCTGCTCTATCAGGCGGTCCTCACGGTCGTGCAGACGTTGGTGGTGGTCGGCGTCGCCTGGTTGGCCGGAGCGCGCTTTGCCGGAGGCATCGTCGGCCTCACCGTGCTGGTACTCGCCGCAGTCCTGTTGACCTTCGTGTTCGGCGCGTTCTCCGATGCCGTTGCACTGCTCACTCGGGAGCAGACGGCACTGATCGGCATCTCGCAGATTCTCGCGTTCCCGCTGATGTTCTTGAGTTCGGCAATCATGGATACCCGTCTAGCCCCGCGCTGGGTGTCCGACATCGCCCGGTTCAATCCGTTCGAATGGGCGGTGCGCTCAGGTCGGGAGGCCGTGCAGGCAACACCGGACTGGGCTTCGATCTGGAGCCATCTCGGGCTGCTGGCCGGGCTGTCGGTGGTTATGGCCTGCCTGGCGACACTCGCCTTCCGCGTGTACCGGCGCTCGGTGTGA
- a CDS encoding ATP-binding cassette domain-containing protein: MVTIAPDRLGIRADDLSKTYPGARGAPRLTALDGLSLRVQAGTIFGLLGPNGAGKSTTVKILATLSQADSGHAEVAGIDVGRHPERVRRAIGLVAQKAVADPMATGRENLVLAARLQGMGRTDARDRANELLQRFSLADAADRLVKGYSGGMARKLDVAIGLVHRPQVLFLDEPTTGLDPEARAEMWAELEAMAHIEQMTVLLTTHYLEEADRLASRLAIIDHGRVVAEGTPESLKSGLHGDSVTVELDAQVEPAGISRALAVMADLDGITGVTREGLVLRGRADAGARALPRVLTAFDETGIPVASATVARPSLDDVYLWHTGRSFAAAEGAL, from the coding sequence GAGCCGACGACCTGAGCAAGACCTATCCCGGCGCCCGCGGCGCACCACGACTGACCGCGCTCGACGGACTGAGCCTGCGCGTGCAGGCAGGAACGATCTTCGGTCTGCTCGGCCCCAACGGCGCGGGCAAGTCCACCACGGTGAAGATCCTCGCGACGCTGTCCCAAGCCGACTCGGGCCACGCCGAAGTAGCCGGGATCGACGTGGGTCGCCATCCCGAGCGGGTGCGACGCGCCATCGGCCTGGTCGCACAGAAGGCGGTCGCCGATCCGATGGCGACCGGACGCGAGAACCTCGTACTCGCCGCTCGTCTACAGGGAATGGGCAGGACCGACGCCAGAGATCGTGCAAACGAACTGCTGCAGCGGTTCTCGCTCGCCGACGCCGCCGATCGCCTGGTGAAAGGATATTCCGGCGGGATGGCCCGCAAGCTCGACGTCGCGATCGGACTCGTGCACCGTCCCCAGGTGTTGTTTCTCGACGAGCCGACGACCGGACTCGATCCCGAGGCGCGGGCCGAAATGTGGGCCGAGTTGGAAGCGATGGCGCACATCGAACAGATGACGGTGCTGTTGACGACCCACTACCTGGAGGAGGCAGATCGTCTGGCCTCACGGCTGGCAATCATCGACCACGGCCGCGTCGTCGCCGAGGGCACGCCCGAATCACTCAAGAGCGGCCTGCACGGCGATTCGGTAACCGTGGAGCTGGACGCGCAAGTCGAGCCCGCCGGAATCTCCAGAGCCCTCGCCGTCATGGCCGATCTCGACGGGATCACTGGAGTCACCCGTGAGGGCCTGGTGCTGCGTGGCCGCGCCGATGCGGGCGCCCGGGCTCTGCCACGGGTACTCACCGCCTTCGACGAGACCGGCATCCCCGTCGCGTCGGCGACCGTGGCCCGCCCGAGCCTTGACGACGTCTATCTGTGGCACACCGGCCGGAGCTTCGCCGCCGCCGAAGGAGCGCTGTGA